A genomic region of Devosia ginsengisoli contains the following coding sequences:
- a CDS encoding O-antigen ligase family protein, translating into MIPRQQITISLATILVFGAFAALVLNAMFGPLAALTFMGCAGLLMISNIQQSMDSVMRWWFVLLLPAYCMLTALWSLYPVNSLRYGVQLAFTLVFAIVMTGRLSTRTLMRLMFVVYGIGVLASIGFGRTGTGGAWLGVFGSKNAFAAHMAVFVLVAAAVAADRETPLWLRLTGLAGALASGPLLVLAQSAGAILMVAPCLAILPLTLLIDRLTGMQRLFLAVMIALGVAALGLFVLVAGDALLAEVLEGSGKDPTLTGRTDLWALGLSYIAERPLQGLGYRSFWVVGFGPAEQLWAMFDVPSGAGFNFHNTYISNAVEIGLIGLGLQIAIMYGGAILMAIYTFARPNAANALLLSLQALMILRSFIEVEVFFEFSIRSIMGVATLIYACQGLIALRRNRAERLQIHPGGLLSHAR; encoded by the coding sequence ATGATCCCCCGGCAGCAGATCACCATCAGCCTGGCCACCATCCTGGTCTTCGGCGCCTTCGCGGCCTTGGTGCTGAACGCCATGTTCGGGCCGCTCGCCGCGCTGACCTTCATGGGCTGTGCCGGCCTGCTGATGATCAGCAATATCCAGCAGAGCATGGACTCGGTCATGCGCTGGTGGTTCGTGCTGCTGCTGCCCGCCTATTGCATGCTGACTGCCCTATGGTCGCTCTATCCGGTCAATTCGCTGCGCTATGGCGTGCAACTGGCCTTCACTCTGGTTTTCGCCATCGTCATGACCGGGCGGCTTTCGACCCGCACGCTGATGCGGCTGATGTTCGTGGTCTATGGCATCGGCGTGCTCGCCAGCATCGGCTTTGGCCGCACCGGAACGGGCGGCGCCTGGCTCGGCGTCTTCGGCAGCAAGAATGCCTTTGCCGCCCATATGGCGGTGTTCGTGCTGGTGGCCGCCGCCGTCGCGGCCGATCGGGAAACCCCGCTCTGGCTGCGTCTCACCGGCCTCGCCGGCGCGCTGGCCTCCGGGCCGCTATTGGTGCTGGCGCAGTCGGCCGGCGCCATCCTGATGGTGGCGCCATGCCTTGCCATCCTGCCGCTGACTTTGCTGATCGATCGCCTGACCGGCATGCAAAGGCTGTTTCTCGCGGTCATGATCGCCCTGGGTGTCGCCGCGCTCGGCCTCTTCGTGCTGGTGGCGGGCGATGCGCTGCTGGCCGAAGTGCTGGAAGGGTCGGGTAAGGATCCGACCTTGACCGGCCGCACCGATCTCTGGGCGCTGGGTCTGAGCTATATCGCAGAGCGACCCTTGCAGGGGCTGGGCTATCGCTCGTTCTGGGTGGTGGGCTTTGGGCCGGCCGAACAGCTCTGGGCCATGTTCGACGTGCCCTCGGGCGCCGGCTTCAACTTCCACAACACCTATATTTCCAATGCCGTAGAGATCGGCCTGATCGGTCTCGGGCTCCAGATCGCCATCATGTATGGCGGCGCCATCCTGATGGCCATCTACACCTTCGCCCGGCCCAATGCCGCCAATGCGCTGCTGCTGTCGCTGCAGGCGCTGATGATCCTGCGCAGCTTCATCGAGGTGGAAGTGTTCTTCGAATTCTCCATTCGCTCGATCATGGGCGTCGCGACGCTGATCTATGCCTGCCAGGGCCTCATCGCCTTGCGGCGCAACCGGGCCGAGCGCCTGCAAATCCATCCCGGAGGCTTGCTGAGCCATGCCCGATAA
- a CDS encoding glycosyltransferase family 2 protein produces MNSAAHGRPAAPLVSVVMANYQAGDRIIPAMRSVLAQTMADLELIVSDDGSNDTSLAHISRLMAEDSRVHLLTAEANGGPARCRNRALDMARGHWIAIVDSDDIIHPERFERLLAAAGQHDADIVADDLLLFFEDGTAPRLMLGEGTDRCFVVSPEQWVRAGVDGSPALGYLKPMIRSSRLGALRYDEKLRIGEDYDLVLRLLLDGASLLVVPEPFYLYRRHSGSISHRLPIADMEAMVARQQALVDAHAPLDPALSAAFAQRLRNLRQGLSYERLVASIKTRRWPAALAALAGNPNHVRRLWRSFNEGRGRRQVLPPHQLSPLLMLGASETAGTTDPVPAYLPAAATDWSAPRPRQVWRALAARRGLGAIRCIPLDAAGRYAAGFIPEAEVVREPS; encoded by the coding sequence ATGAATTCTGCTGCCCATGGCCGGCCGGCCGCTCCGCTCGTTTCCGTGGTCATGGCCAATTATCAGGCTGGCGACCGCATCATCCCCGCCATGCGCTCGGTGCTGGCACAGACCATGGCCGATCTCGAACTGATCGTCAGTGACGATGGCTCGAATGACACCAGCCTCGCCCATATCAGCCGCCTGATGGCGGAAGATAGTCGCGTTCACCTGCTGACGGCGGAGGCCAATGGCGGGCCGGCGCGCTGCCGCAATCGGGCGCTCGACATGGCGCGCGGGCACTGGATTGCCATTGTCGATTCCGACGACATCATCCATCCCGAGCGTTTCGAGCGCCTGCTGGCCGCCGCCGGGCAGCATGATGCCGATATCGTCGCCGATGACCTGCTGCTGTTTTTCGAGGACGGGACGGCGCCACGGCTGATGCTGGGCGAGGGTACTGACCGCTGCTTCGTGGTTTCGCCCGAGCAATGGGTGCGTGCTGGCGTCGATGGCTCCCCGGCTCTGGGCTACCTCAAACCCATGATCCGCTCGAGCCGTCTTGGCGCACTGCGCTATGACGAAAAGCTGCGCATCGGGGAGGATTACGACCTTGTCCTGCGCCTCCTGCTGGATGGCGCAAGCCTGCTGGTCGTGCCCGAGCCCTTCTATCTCTATCGCCGCCATTCCGGCTCCATCTCGCACCGGCTTCCTATCGCGGACATGGAAGCGATGGTCGCCCGCCAACAGGCGCTGGTCGATGCCCATGCTCCCTTGGACCCGGCCCTGTCGGCCGCCTTCGCGCAACGGCTGCGCAATTTGCGGCAGGGCCTGAGCTATGAGCGGCTGGTGGCCAGCATCAAAACGCGGCGCTGGCCGGCGGCACTGGCCGCGCTGGCTGGCAATCCCAACCATGTGCGACGGCTCTGGCGCTCGTTCAACGAGGGCAGGGGGCGTCGGCAAGTGTTGCCACCGCATCAGCTCTCGCCGCTCCTCATGCTGGGCGCATCCGAAACGGCCGGAACCACCGATCCCGTGCCGGCCTATCTTCCCGCCGCCGCGACCGACTGGTCGGCCCCACGCCCGCGCCAGGTCTGGCGCGCACTGGCGGCCCGCCGTGGCCTCGGCGCCATTCGCTGCATTCCGCTCGATGCGGCCGGCCGCTATGCCGCTGGCTTCATCCCCGAGGCCGAAGTCGTGCGGGAGCCGTCATGA
- a CDS encoding sugar transferase: MPRQGTAKRAFDVVAASTMLVFALPAMFFIAVIMFSTDRGPILFAHERVGQNGKRFRCLKFRSMVVNSQEALRRHLEAFPQARAEWEASQKLRDDPRITRLGRFLRVTSLDELPQLINVIRGDMSLVGPRPIVEDEVIRYADKIDHYAAVRPGITGLWQVSGRSDVDYDQRVQLDCRYVREWSFLGDMFILVKTVKVVAFRTGSR; this comes from the coding sequence ATGCCTCGCCAAGGCACTGCCAAGCGGGCTTTCGATGTCGTGGCAGCGTCGACCATGTTGGTCTTTGCGCTGCCCGCCATGTTTTTCATCGCCGTCATCATGTTTTCGACCGATCGCGGGCCGATCCTGTTCGCTCATGAGCGGGTCGGGCAGAACGGCAAGCGGTTCCGGTGCCTCAAATTCCGCTCCATGGTGGTCAATTCCCAGGAAGCGCTGCGACGACACCTGGAGGCTTTCCCGCAGGCGCGGGCCGAATGGGAGGCTTCCCAGAAGCTGCGCGACGATCCGCGCATCACGCGGCTCGGCCGTTTCCTGCGCGTCACCAGCCTCGACGAATTGCCCCAGCTCATCAACGTCATCCGTGGCGACATGAGCCTTGTCGGGCCGCGTCCGATCGTCGAGGACGAGGTGATCCGCTATGCCGACAAGATTGACCATTATGCTGCCGTTCGCCCCGGCATTACCGGCCTCTGGCAGGTGAGCGGCCGCAGCGATGTCGATTACGACCAGCGCGTGCAGCTCGACTGCCGCTATGTCCGCGAATGGTCCTTCCTGGGCGACATGTTCATCCTCGTCAAGACGGTGAAGGTGGTCGCCTTCAGGACCGGCAGCCGATAG
- the galU gene encoding UTP--glucose-1-phosphate uridylyltransferase GalU — protein MVKRVKTAVFPVAGLGTRFLPATKAMPKEMLTVVDRPLIQYAVDEAREAGITHFVFVTGRNKGVIEDHFDRQFELETTLEQRGKQAALAELQQDLPSAGRTSFTRQQEPLGLGHAVWCAREIVGDEPFALLLPDMLFKARRGVLKQMMETYEETGGNVLAVEQVPQQDVSSYGVVGRGAGDDSGFRISGMVEKPKPEEAPSNLIISGRYILQPEIFNLLADQPRGAGGEIQLTDAMQTLMQSQPFVGVQYEGQSFDCGSKIGFLTANVAYALDREDIGDDFLAALSRIGLHNALIDGFRIAAE, from the coding sequence ATGGTAAAACGCGTCAAGACTGCCGTCTTTCCGGTCGCTGGGCTTGGAACACGTTTTCTGCCGGCAACCAAGGCAATGCCGAAGGAGATGCTGACAGTCGTGGACCGGCCACTCATTCAATATGCCGTCGATGAAGCGCGCGAGGCGGGAATCACCCACTTCGTCTTCGTCACCGGCCGCAACAAGGGCGTCATCGAGGATCACTTCGATCGCCAGTTCGAGCTGGAAACGACGCTGGAACAGCGCGGCAAGCAGGCCGCCCTTGCCGAGCTGCAGCAGGACCTGCCCTCGGCCGGCCGCACCAGCTTTACCCGGCAACAGGAACCGCTCGGCCTGGGCCATGCCGTCTGGTGCGCGCGCGAGATTGTCGGCGACGAACCCTTCGCGTTGCTGCTGCCCGACATGCTGTTCAAGGCGCGCCGCGGCGTGCTGAAGCAGATGATGGAAACCTATGAAGAGACCGGCGGCAATGTGCTCGCCGTCGAGCAAGTGCCGCAGCAGGACGTTTCATCCTATGGCGTGGTGGGGCGTGGTGCCGGTGACGATTCCGGTTTCCGCATTTCCGGCATGGTGGAGAAGCCGAAGCCCGAAGAGGCGCCGTCCAACCTCATCATCTCGGGCCGCTATATCCTGCAGCCGGAAATCTTCAACCTGCTGGCTGACCAGCCGCGTGGCGCCGGCGGCGAAATCCAGCTCACCGATGCCATGCAGACACTGATGCAGAGCCAGCCTTTCGTCGGCGTCCAGTATGAGGGCCAGAGCTTCGATTGCGGCTCCAAGATCGGCTTTCTCACCGCCAATGTCGCCTATGCGCTTGATCGCGAAGACATCGGCGACGACTTCCTCGCCGCTCTGTCGAGGATCGGGCTGCACAATGCGCTGATCGACGGCTTCCGGATCGCAGCCGAATAG
- a CDS encoding Wzz/FepE/Etk N-terminal domain-containing protein, with protein MLDRTSYPEMLPPQPTDLKTIDLDRIFALLRRQALVLGLCIGAAVLLAGIYLALAPRGYVSAGQILIDRNLQQVTSEGAATPTSATDLEAQVLNQIEVLRSSRVAKTVAEAENLMTDQEFLNPPPSFSQRVKSLVGMGPSQRPAVLEASLDEVVGLLRANVQVDRMGRSAIIRVGYEAATPELAQRISSAYARALLQDQLNAELEATSAAADWLQQRLAEIGESQRQASLAIEQYRQQTGLTVGQDRDLTTRRIESLSNQLAEAQAETARLRALSSQLESVVAAGPERASDYISLLSGSQTDPAEIATLRNQAAVLNSRIAEIETSYGAEHPQIATLSAERSALDGRIFALLQNIDAQYRTQLAIAQQQEAGLRSDIDAEGQSAGAVSQEQVRLNELQQRSDALRTLYNSYLARYEEAVQRQSFPIPSVRIVTDALLPDAPSSPRTLVTLAAALIAGCFMGAVLAMLNELRERGFRTGAQVRQQLGMRFLGYVPRLQIDGASPADQQKRIRTLVRGALMSRMGRRWGAPYIEALKSTRLVLQPMADRGTAVLGVLSVLPEEGKSTFALSLAEMLTAIGARVLLVDADIGGRPGLPARIMPSQQGDWRKVAVTDHDTGMVTLSAAAPEAGGGDLSSIAMQKVLAEARGQFDYVIIDLPPLGPVIDALSVLPFTDASVLVAEWGKTPRRLIRTMLDREPELADHIIGVVLNKVDLGTLPKFTEMGGLERFAYRGEASIKQIEQTAPN; from the coding sequence ATGCTTGACCGAACCAGCTATCCGGAAATGCTGCCGCCGCAGCCCACGGACCTCAAGACCATCGATCTGGATCGCATCTTCGCGCTGCTGCGCCGGCAGGCGCTGGTGCTGGGCCTGTGCATCGGTGCCGCCGTGCTTCTGGCGGGGATCTATCTGGCTTTGGCGCCGCGCGGCTATGTTTCGGCCGGACAGATCCTGATCGATCGCAACCTGCAACAGGTGACCAGCGAAGGCGCGGCCACGCCCACCAGCGCCACCGATCTCGAAGCGCAGGTGCTCAACCAGATCGAGGTGCTGCGCTCGAGCCGGGTCGCCAAGACGGTGGCCGAGGCGGAAAACCTCATGACGGACCAGGAATTCCTCAATCCGCCGCCGTCCTTCTCGCAGCGGGTGAAAAGCCTCGTCGGCATGGGGCCGTCGCAGCGCCCGGCGGTGCTCGAGGCCAGCCTCGACGAGGTCGTGGGCTTGCTGCGCGCCAATGTGCAGGTGGACCGCATGGGGCGCAGCGCGATCATTCGCGTCGGCTACGAGGCCGCCACGCCGGAACTGGCGCAGCGTATTTCCAGCGCCTATGCGCGCGCGCTGCTGCAGGACCAGCTCAATGCCGAACTCGAAGCCACCAGCGCGGCAGCCGACTGGTTGCAGCAGCGGCTGGCGGAAATCGGCGAGAGCCAGCGCCAGGCGAGCCTGGCCATCGAGCAATACCGCCAGCAGACCGGCCTGACAGTGGGCCAGGATCGCGACCTCACCACCAGGCGCATCGAATCCCTTTCGAACCAGCTTGCCGAGGCGCAGGCGGAGACCGCGCGTTTGCGCGCCCTGTCCAGCCAGCTGGAAAGTGTGGTCGCCGCGGGACCGGAACGGGCTTCGGATTATATTTCGCTGCTCAGCGGCTCGCAGACCGATCCGGCCGAAATCGCGACATTGCGCAACCAGGCGGCCGTGCTCAACAGCCGCATTGCCGAAATCGAAACCAGCTATGGCGCCGAGCATCCGCAGATCGCCACGCTCAGTGCCGAACGATCGGCACTCGATGGCCGCATCTTCGCGCTGCTGCAGAATATCGACGCGCAATACCGCACCCAGCTCGCCATCGCCCAGCAGCAGGAAGCGGGCTTGCGCAGCGATATCGACGCCGAGGGCCAGAGCGCCGGCGCGGTGAGCCAGGAACAGGTGCGCCTCAACGAATTGCAGCAGCGCTCCGACGCATTGCGCACGCTCTATAACAGCTATCTCGCCCGCTATGAGGAGGCGGTACAGCGCCAGAGCTTCCCCATTCCCTCGGTGCGTATCGTCACCGACGCCCTGCTGCCGGACGCGCCGTCCAGCCCGCGGACCCTGGTCACGCTGGCGGCGGCGCTGATTGCCGGCTGCTTCATGGGCGCGGTTCTGGCCATGCTCAACGAGTTGCGCGAGCGCGGCTTCCGCACCGGCGCACAGGTGCGCCAGCAGCTCGGCATGCGCTTCCTGGGCTATGTCCCACGCCTCCAGATCGATGGCGCTTCGCCGGCCGACCAACAGAAGCGTATCCGCACCCTGGTGCGTGGCGCGTTGATGTCACGCATGGGCCGGCGCTGGGGCGCGCCCTATATCGAGGCGCTGAAATCGACCCGCCTGGTGCTCCAGCCGATGGCGGATCGCGGCACGGCCGTGCTGGGCGTCCTGTCGGTGCTGCCCGAGGAGGGCAAGTCGACCTTTGCGCTCTCGCTGGCCGAAATGCTGACCGCCATCGGCGCACGCGTCCTGCTGGTCGATGCCGATATCGGCGGCCGCCCCGGGCTGCCCGCGCGCATCATGCCGTCGCAGCAGGGCGATTGGCGCAAGGTTGCCGTGACCGATCACGATACGGGCATGGTCACGCTATCAGCCGCGGCGCCCGAAGCCGGCGGCGGCGATCTGTCCAGCATTGCCATGCAGAAGGTTCTGGCCGAGGCACGGGGGCAGTTCGATTATGTCATCATCGACCTGCCGCCATTGGGGCCGGTCATCGATGCGCTCTCGGTCCTGCCGTTCACCGATGCCAGCGTGCTGGTGGCCGAATGGGGCAAGACCCCGCGCCGACTCATCCGCACCATGCTCGATCGCGAGCCGGAACTGGCCGATCACATTATCGGCGTGGTGCTCAACAAGGTCGATCTCGGCACCCTGCCCAAATTCACCGAAATGGGCGGCCTCGAAAGGTTCGCCTATCGCGGCGAGGCCAGCATCAAGCAGATCGAGCAGACGGCGCCCAACTAA
- a CDS encoding glycosyltransferase family 2 protein, giving the protein MVSIDICICTFRRPSLADTLRSIAVLETAGHAVRIVIADNDAAPSAQPLVDELAAELPFPVRYVHAPAANICIARNACLDAADADYVAFIDDDEVVTPGWLVALVSQSERSGASAVLGPVRAIYGDDAPAWMVRGDFHSTLPVFVSGRIRTGYTCNMLIRWSAPFHSLRFDLALGRSGGEDTDFFYRLAALGGAIDYAPDAVVEEPVPAERATMAWLVRRRLRFGQTHGMLMDTSPLRSLPLVAAKISYCCVMTGFTAFSPVLRRRNWLRAVLHMGVARGILGLRQAEHYGLPAAP; this is encoded by the coding sequence ATGGTAAGCATCGATATCTGCATCTGTACCTTTCGCCGCCCGTCTTTGGCCGACACATTGCGCTCCATCGCCGTGCTGGAGACTGCCGGACATGCGGTCAGGATCGTCATTGCCGATAATGATGCCGCGCCCTCGGCGCAGCCCCTGGTGGATGAGCTGGCGGCGGAGCTGCCGTTTCCGGTGCGCTATGTGCATGCCCCCGCGGCCAATATCTGCATCGCCCGCAATGCCTGTCTCGATGCGGCTGACGCCGATTATGTCGCCTTCATCGATGACGACGAGGTGGTGACACCAGGCTGGCTGGTCGCGCTTGTTTCCCAGTCCGAACGCAGTGGCGCTTCCGCCGTACTGGGGCCGGTTCGTGCCATTTATGGCGATGATGCGCCGGCCTGGATGGTGCGGGGGGATTTCCATTCGACCCTGCCGGTCTTCGTCTCGGGCCGCATTCGCACCGGCTATACCTGCAACATGCTCATACGCTGGTCCGCGCCGTTCCACTCGCTGCGCTTCGACCTCGCTTTGGGCCGCTCGGGCGGCGAGGACACCGATTTCTTCTATCGTCTCGCCGCGCTGGGTGGTGCCATCGATTATGCACCCGACGCCGTGGTGGAAGAGCCGGTGCCGGCTGAACGCGCCACCATGGCCTGGCTGGTCCGCCGCCGCCTGCGCTTTGGCCAGACGCATGGCATGCTGATGGACACTTCGCCGCTGCGCAGCCTGCCGCTGGTTGCCGCCAAGATTTCCTATTGCTGTGTCATGACGGGTTTCACGGCCTTTTCGCCGGTGCTGCGGCGCCGAAACTGGCTGCGCGCCGTGCTCCATATGGGCGTGGCGCGCGGCATTCTGGGCCTGCGCCAGGCCGAACATTACGGCCTGCCCGCCGCGCCCTGA